In the Prochlorococcus marinus str. MIT 9312 genome, ATTCATTTATTTAATGAATGATAATGAGAATTATTATCAATTATGCATTAAACGAAGCTTTATTGCAATAGATTCTCATTATCAAAGAATATTCTGAAGTTTTTCTTTACATAAGTTTTAAGCAATATAATAATTTGAATAGAATTCTTAAATTTATTTAGTGATGAGTCTAAATAGAGTCTGTCTCAATTGTGGAAGTGCTTCATTGGTTTCGGATCGATCTTTAGGAGGTAAGATAGTATGCTCTAAATGTGGATCTTCTTCATTTAGAAAAAAATCTTATTCATTTTTTAATAAGAAAAAATTAATTATTCTTGCTATTGCTTTAGCTATTTTTCTAATTTTTATTTAGATAATCTATTAATATTCCAAAATCCATTATTTTCAATTACTTCTACATCAATTCCATATAACTTATTAAGATTTTCACTATTTATAATCTTCTTTTGATTGCCATCAGCGATTATCTCCCCCTCCTTTAGCATTATGACTCGGTCATAGATTTTTGTAATCATTGAAATATCGTGTGTTACACAGAATATGTTTGTATTTGATTTTGTTAATTCATTAATCTTGTCAATTACAAAATACTTTGATTTATAATCTAAATTTGCAATTGGTTCATCTAAAATCATTACATTTGGTTTTTTAATTAACGCTCTGGCAATGAGAGAAATTTGTTTTTCTCCATCTGATAAATAGGAAAAATATTTTTTAGATAAATTTGATATATTCATATTTTCCATAAGACTTTCTACCTTATAATGGTCACTTGCAGATTTATTTGATACATAACAATATTTTCCATATAGTCCACTTAAAATTAAATCAAAAACTTGTAGATTTGGATTTATTCTATTTTTAATATCATTATTTACTGTACTTATTCTTTTTCTTAGTTCCCATAAATTTATAAGTTCTTTGTCAAATATTTTAAGTTTTGATTCATTAGTCACTACTGGGTAGATGTTTCTATTAATTACATCTATTAATGATGATTTACCTGAACCATTTGGTCCAATTAATATTACATTCTCTGAATAGGCTATTTT is a window encoding:
- a CDS encoding ABC transporter ATP-binding protein gives rise to the protein MVNKFWFEAKKINCYKNGNRVIKNLDLKIAYSENVILIGPNGSGKSSLIDVINRNIYPVVTNESKLKIFDKELINLWELRKRISTVNNDIKNRINPNLQVFDLILSGLYGKYCYVSNKSASDHYKVESLMENMNISNLSKKYFSYLSDGEKQISLIARALIKKPNVMILDEPIANLDYKSKYFVIDKINELTKSNTNIFCVTHDISMITKIYDRVIMLKEGEIIADGNQKKIINSENLNKLYGIDVEVIENNGFWNINRLSK